The genomic stretch AGCGGGATGGAAAGAAAAGGTTAATGATGGGGCTTATCGAAGACAACCGAATAAAAAGTATTCTAAACTTCACGAAACACGAGGACACAGAGAAGACCCGCATTTCAAACTGAGGTGTTGAAGGGTAGTTCTCGCCGAAGGACGTCCTCGGGCACGGGTATGTTGAAGCCAGTTATCCAGTCTTGTTGGACGACGCTACAATACATGGGAAAAAACGCTGGAAAAATGATGGTTTGTGCTCCTCGAAGTTCTCAACATCTGGGTGGGAGCTATGCCTTTCGGTTAGCAAGGAGGACTTCCTGCTGGACCTGCTGGACGAATGACTGAACACCGACCAGAAAAgcaaagaagatttttttttaatttttgaaaactaGACCACTCGATGAAACGACGTACGCCGCTTTTCAAACATCTTTCTGCCACACGACAACGCACTTTAACAACgacctaaaaattaaaaaacaaaacggGAAAAGGGCTACTTTAAACTCACTCATTTTCaagggcacacacacacacatatatatatagacatcgCATTATATTCTCTACATAATTTCTCCGGAGGCGAAACGGTCAGAGCCTGTCACTAATACCGTgagggctggctgtcctgggttccgATCTCAattcgggcatgctgttctttctgcatgtggcatgtttacagggttggcagTTTGTCGCTTAGTTGCTATTCAccaatattctctctctctcgatgatgatgatgattacgatgaTGTGATGGTGATCGCGACAGGGCGGAAGAGGTTTGCCCCCGGTCAATATTACCTGAATTCTTGATCGCAGGCCAAGTCATCAACAACGATCGTTGGGATTTGTGAGTCACTCGGGCTGACCCCGTCCACATCCGAGCCTATATCAGAGATGTCCAGGACGGTGGAGGGCTCAGGCGGACGATATGATTTGTAGTACCTGGAGGTACAGCAGGAAAGTGAAACCTCGACACTCACCGGATTCCCTGTTTGTTAGCGCCTTCTGACTACACTTACTGCCATTCGTGATCAGATCACTGGCATAGCACAAGAACACGCACCCCGACACCCTTTACCAAACATAAAAAGGAACAAACCATCACAagcactgaattttttttttaactaactCGCGTGCATGCATACCGTCTCAAACATAGAAACTCGCGATTTGAGCTTTTAGCGTCTTATTATTCTAAAGGAATAGATAGTGGGGGGAGCAATTCTTTCCAATGATTGTCTTAAGCTTAGTACTTTCCCAGACTTAGATAAATATACCCCAtacgttctcgagatacatgcctacaaacattactATGCGCAGAAAGAGGGCGAACTCGTGCTTTCaattttgtacacaaaacatgtacacaaacagcTCCGCATATCGATGCTCATCCATGCTGTACAGTTTCTCCTCTTCTTCGGTCCATAGCGTACGAGCTCGGATTAAGGAAATTTATACATCAAgaatcttttcttcctccttctccacCCCGCCGCCACCCCAACTCTCAGGTCCAGAAAGTACGCACCTTTATATGGCTTACATCTGCTAAACTCACCTATACTCACCTTAGCACTCCCGTACGCTGTATAGTTATACACTTAGTCAACCTGCCTGCATCAACCTACTCGTGTACCTGCTCAACGCACCTGTACACCTGCTCGTCAGTCACAGGCACAGAGACAGCACCTGTACCGAGTCTGTCCCACTGCAGATCCACAAAGAAGGCATGAGTTTTTACTTCCTTCAGACCTTTTCTACCCAGTCGCTGACTCTCTTTCCTCAGCAACTCATCGATGAGTGCCATGGCTGCCACGGAGATGTCGCTCATCAGAGGAAATGCCAAGGTCTTCCTGAACTGTAAGACCTGGACAGCGTATATAATTGTATATTTCCACATTACAGACGACTGTACACAGGGTGTGGACAGCATATTATTTATCAGCACAACCATAAGAAACTGGCCATCTCCACATCGCATGCACTTATTATTTTGAGTTGTTCTGGAGAAAGACGCTACACAAATGtgattattcttattcttactCTTCTtctaatatttcatgttttaaaagagTAGTCTATTGACTGTAATGCCTATATTGACAATGGATATGTTTATCTGAGTGAAGAATGTTTACCTTCAATGTGCAACAAAGTTTCTACGGAGAGACCCTTACCTCTCTAAACACCCATtcccctaaaaataaaaaagaacacaagACTTTACCTTCTCATAGGTGCACCCTTTAGAGTCAGCAAAGAAAGGCAGACGGTTAAACAGCATCCGATAGAAGACAACACCAAGGGACCAATAATCACAGAGATAAGAGTAGCCGACGTTTCTTTGGAAACGCTGCTTAGGCAGCACGACACTCACCATCTGCAATGTACTCTAGCATACTTTATCGTTCTTCTGTTCTCAAATATGTTTGCACAATACAGATTACGCGAAACAAATTAAGGATAGAGTACAAAATTTAAGCATATAGCATCAAGTttgatgagaaaaatgtttcttgagcCTTTTTATAAAGGTTCTGTACACGTTTATAAGAATGTTTAGACCTGTTCTGGTAGGGAATTAACCGTGGaactgcttgtttgtttgtttgtttgtttgtttgtttgtatatagACCTGATTGTTATCCTCTTCCCTCCAAGCCTTTCTTTAGGTCAACTTTGTACAAAGCAACATTGCagtacaaaagaaatgtttgtttactctttgCGCTTTTTTATCAATACCTTTCCCCACTCAcgatatattttaataatgattaaTTAGAGCTAAGCCCTACAGACTGCATGATGTAAACTTGACCTTAAGCTAGCTGGGTGCAAACCTATCCGGTGATCTTGCCTCAGGCGCACTGTACGAAACAATGCTCTCTGCCTGAAACGTGATGCTGTTAGGGCTGTGAGTTGTGTCCTCCGGGTTGTTATCGAACACGGGGCTCTTCACCCTCGTCAGGTTGTCACCCTTCTCTTCGTCTTTGCGAAACTGGTAAGACAATCCGAAGTCACACAGCCTGATGTGACCCACATTGTCGATCAGAAAGTTGGACAGTCGGATCTCTCGATGCATGAAGCCTCTGGCATGCAGGGTATCTACCGCCAAAAACATCTCCGCCGCATAGAACTTGGTCTGCATCTCCGAAAACGCTTCGCCGGCGACCATGGCGAGGTCTCTGTTGGGGTAGTAGCggaaaaagatgaaattttcCTTAATGTCTTCCAGGTAACCTAGGAACTCCGTGATGAAGCGACCCTGCACTATCTCCAGCACGCGCAGTTCGGTTTTAAACAGATATTCGGAGCGCCAGAAGCTTCGGTTGTAGGCCTTGGCAACTATCACCGTCCCCGTTTCCATGTCTCGAGTGAGGACGACCTCACTGAAGTTGCTGGTCGCCAGAGTGCCGATATATTCCAGGTCCTCAGCCGTCTGCCTGCGTGCTCTGCCTACCTTGTCTCGGTGTCGTATAGGAACAGGCGGGCTCTCCAGTTTCGCGTGGATCTTATCTTCTTGGTTTTTGGCATTCCCAGACTTCCCGTGTAAGAGCCTGCTGAGGAACATGTGCTAAAATCTCTGAGCTCTCTTATCTGCtcttaaagacattttacttcTTGACGGGGTGCGAAGTCGGACATGTTGAGTGCTTCGTCATATTTCTGTAATACTACGTCACAGATGACGGGCGGAATTGGACAAGCTGAGTGCTGCGTCAAACTCTGTAATCTGACGTAACACACGACGTCAATATCTTGTCGACTTTGTCGTAATAATGCTTCTCCTGTATTGATGtggcatgcgcatgcgcagccaTCCCCAGGAAGAGGAAGCACCATGACTatgacacaatgacacataacaccaaaaaaatgtgttcattcaACTGCCAGGGACTGGGTAACTGGCAAAAACTGacagatatatttaattaaattaggcaaaacaaacaaacgaacaaacaaaacaaaattctattcaattttttttttacatgatacaCACTATGATGCCAAGCAAGAAAGGCATATCATGGTTACACATATTACTTTGCCTCCTACAATATTTCCAGGTGTTGggattctatttaaaaatatttttgaatttgaaattaaaaacgTTTGTAAAGATGGAAATGGAAATTAGATTATGGTGGTAATAGAATTTATGAGAGGCTACCTTTTATTAGCTAACATCTATGGACCTAATAAAGATAATCCATCACAACcacaaacatgtaaataatcCAAACGGGGATAATCACTTACAAATAACAAGAACCATAAGTGATGggtgaatttttgtttattgctacAAACATCAGAGTTACACAGTGTTTGTTCCTTGTAGATGCAGCACAAGACGAAACGATGTTTGGCAAGAGGTAAAAACATGCATCACACAAACATTAGAAATTTGTAGCAAACATGTATGAAGTATAGATAAGTAAACTCTTAAATATATGGTTAACGTGCGTATACGTCTTAAGAACAAGTCAACAAGCGGACGCACCCCATAAAGAAATGCGCTGGGGGCAAAACGCCATTTTGTGCGTTGAAATATCACCAAAGTTAATTAATGCGCGTTTCTTACAACCGGTCTTAGTATCACGTGACAATAGACAAAATAGGGACAAGAGTGGATATAGTGAATATATACACGTATGTACAACAAAAGGCCTGAAGAGAACATGTCGGATATGTACGCAGGACGCAGCAAATCCAAAAAGGGATTGATCACAATTTTgctaatatttcatttttttatcttttacgAGTCTGGCAATAATATTGTTGCAGCGCCAGCTTCAAAGACTGCAAGAGAATACAGGAACAATCACTCGTGTTGTTTGTATCTAATTTTTGagtcatatacatatatacgaACTGGGTTTATATCCTAATTTAACAATGGTCAGAAATATATTCTGCTCCAGCACGTGACTATACTCCCCGAACCCGCAAAAACATGACAACGAGGGAAGGTATTTCATAAGTAATGTAATTTTAAAGCTTAAAGCATGAAGTCAGGCACAAATTTCAGAAAATCAAGCGTGCGGGACACACCCAAGAATCGAACAGGTGTGGAAGCCCCCGACCTGTCTGCACGTGAGTCAGACTTTGATACAAGGAGCGGGTCATCAGTGTCATCAATAATGTAAACTTCCACAGGCACGTTGATTAGGTGAAAAATCCGACAGGTAAAATCAATAGGCACTTTCGTCTACATTCTGACACAAGAATGTTttcaggaaataaataaatactaagtGGCTGTATCACATCAACGGTTGTCAATATTATGTATAAGAATATTAAATataagaatacattttttaaaatgaaattacaCTACAGCAAAAACAAGGTGAAGTTTATTTGTAATGGGGCTGGATAAGACAAAGTTATCGGGAAAGGACTTAAAATGTATTCCATTGGCCATGAAATCTGGAATGTGAATGTGTAAGGATAATATGAGccgtagaaagaaagaaaagtggaagaaaaagaagaaggaaaataggaagaaaaacaagaaatttaaagaaaaatggaagaaagaaaaaagaaatgatagaaagaaacaaatagaaagaaagtaaaGCACAAAAGCGTTTCGCACATGCAGGAAgccttttttcacttttatcaaTTTCCTCGACATGTCATCACACGGTGATTTAACCCTTCCATCTATCACTGTCGTATTCAACGACTATTTCACGGTTGACACTTTTTTTCAGGCTGTTCTTCACAAAGACCGCCAGATAAGTTCCAGAAGCCTAGACTACTCGGTCCAGTCTATTGAATAGACAGTTTCTGGAGGTAGCATGACCTTTGTTCCCAAGACTCTGGGAACTTTGCAATGTCCCAAGTCAACATCAAGTGGTGGCTTTCGAAAGTAGAAACATTTCAGCTGTCGACAGAATTCGCTGAAGGCTGTTCTCGAAATGATAAAGGCACCAGAAATTTGGGGGGAAAGAACTCCTACTTCAATGAACAGCACATCCCCTGTATCTGTAACACGGCGTCTTCCGTCGACCTGGACGATGTGCCAGAACTGGGATCATCGTAGACGATGGAGTTCTGGTTAGAAGTGACAATCAGCAATTCCTATTTGAAAACATCAGTATCACAATCCATCGTATTCATTTATCAGATCTTCTTGTTGATGTCCTTCACAGTTAGTTCCTTGAAGTACCACTATAGTACTTTGTTCCTTGAAGCAGCCCTTAAATACTTATTCTTTTACCGAGCTCTATAATTCTTCGTTTCTTGTTTGAACTTTGTTCTGCACATGTCAGTAGGACTATAGCCCTTTTCTTCTTGCAGTGAGGCTGTATATAGTATGTCATTCCTTGCAGTAGGTCTGGCAACACAATTTCAAAAATTGTTCCTAAAATGAGAAGATTCcacttgttttcaaaatgttccGATCAACATTTGTAAAGATCACAGGAAGTTCACGAGATAAAATACAAGCGAAAAACTCTTACCAAAAATATGAAACCTTAATGTCCATTAAAGCAACAATTGTTAGAAATGATGACAATAAAGGTGCTGTTGACAGGTAAATATAGACGATTGTGAGAAAACACTCACAGTTCACAGTTGGCGCTTGAAGCAACATTAACATCAATAAAGCATTTACAAGGTaactaaaacaataaagaatatttGTTGCGGTTTTTTCCAGATAAAgcctaaaataaatataaacagtaatAAGCAACAGCAACCCTATAAAGAAACCTgttgtgcattttaaaatacataacaTCGTTGTATTTGAAAACTATTGGATTATTACAACCATCAGAGCCGTTCAAAATGTCGACAATGTCGTCCCTTGGAGTTCTGGACAGTGTAACGTAGAAATCGTTTTGTGATGTAACATCGAAACATTTATCGTGACACTTAGCGCTGATGTTAAATATGGAGTCATGTGACTCATTTAGCAACCATAAATCACAAAGACATTGGGGTGAATACATTTGAACTGTTAGCACAGAATAACACTGAATGATaatagtgcgtgtgtgtgtgtgtgtgtgtgtgtgtgtgtgtgtgtgtgtgtgtgtgtgtgtgtgtgtgtgtgtgtgtgtgtgtgtgtgtgtgtgtgtgtgtgtgtgtgtgtgtgtgtgtgtgtgtgtgtgtgtgtgtgtgcgtgcttaaTCTCGAGATTGGCACGAtggaaaaaaagctaaaatctCTAATAGCAACATGAAAATATGAATCTGTCTCAACCCAGCGTTATCTACCTTCTTATGcgtgatttattatttttttttatcaagaatATAGGAATTCCAATATCGGCAgtatccaaacaaacaaaaacctttaAATCTACGATGGCAGTAAAATCGAACCCAATATAATCACGATACTGAACAATATTGACAGTTAAAAGCAACTGGAAGTATGTGTACTTTCCGGTGGAGTGTCCAGTTCGCTGTTTTGCCTAATCAACAGGCTCCAAACAGTCTTCTTGTGGCGACTCTGTAGGACCAGACGGTGATGGAGGTGAAAGGTCGCTGTCCACTTCATTGTTTACTGGCTCGCTGTGGTCTTCTGTCGTTTGGGtcaattcttcttcttccctgGCTTCTGATTCGCCGAGGTCATCATCCACATTCGTGCCAGCTAGTGGAGCAGCCAACGTGTGGCCTTCGTCGTCCCCATCGTCAAATGGAACTGTTGGGTTTTCCTGGTAGTTTTCCAGGTAGGCAggtgactgatgatgatgatgatagatgcTTGGGGTCCCCGATGGCGCCGTGGAAAGAGCGTACAGGACGCCGATGGAGGTCGGCAGTGGCTGAACGGGTCTGACGCAAGGAATCCCGGTCTCGGGCTCCAGAAGGCAAGGCCGGAGCAAGAACTCGGGTGGATCTGGAAAGTCCAGCTCGTCCTCATCCGGGCCCTGCTCACCATCCTCCTCCAGGGCTGCTAGAGTCGTAGGAGAAGGATTAGATGACCCTGTTTCAGGGTTAGCACGGAAGTGCGATGTCGGTGCAGGTCTCGATCCCCCGCTGGCGCCCGCAGCACGTGCGTTCTGCCAGAAGGTGGAGCTCTGGTAGGCCTCGCCGTATCCTTGCATCTCAGCTTCGATGCTATGGTGAGACTGGCACGCGCCCATGTCGTCGACATCGCGAGGGAGGCGAACATCAAGACCTGGATTGTAGTCGCCAGGCCGATAACCATCAACCACGAACACCGGTGCGTGACCCTCTACCTGTGGACCAAGGAATCTGTCATCTGGTGCTCTGAGGGACTGAAGACAGAGACTGGGATCCAC from Pomacea canaliculata isolate SZHN2017 linkage group LG8, ASM307304v1, whole genome shotgun sequence encodes the following:
- the LOC112571350 gene encoding serine/threonine-protein kinase 38-like, whose amino-acid sequence is MFLSRLLHGKSGNAKNQEDKIHAKLESPPVPIRHRDKVGRARRQTAEDLEYIGTLATSNFSEVVLTRDMETGTVIVAKAYNRSFWRSEYLFKTELRVLEIVQGRFITEFLGYLEDIKENFIFFRYYPNRDLAMVAGEAFSEMQTKFYAAEMFLAVDTLHARGFMHREIRLSNFLIDNVGHIRLCDFGLSYQFRKDEEKGDNLTRVKSPVFDNNPEDTTHSPNSITFQAESIVSYSAPEMVSVVLPKQRFQRNVGYSYLCDYWSLGVVFYRMLFNRLPFFADSKGCTYEKVLQFRKTLAFPLMSDISVAAMALIDELLRKESQRLGRKGLKEVKTHAFFVDLQWDRLGTGAVSVPVTDEQVYRYYKSYRPPEPSTVLDISDIGSDVDGVSPSDSQIPTIVVDDLACDQEFSHSSSRSSRKSSLLTERHSSHPDVENFEEHKPSFFQRFFPCIVASSNKTG